From the Salvelinus fontinalis isolate EN_2023a chromosome 35, ASM2944872v1, whole genome shotgun sequence genome, one window contains:
- the LOC129834953 gene encoding uncharacterized protein LOC129834953 gives MGCASSIHISDRVVYQSGKESDDSQQTNTTPAPGLLIKPNTVKPTSSTPVPPNSPPPVPPQQPTSSTPVPPQQPSSSTPQQPSSSASPTAHLQYSTHLQCPPNSPPPVPPQQPSSSTPQQPTSSSPPTALLQCPPNSPPPVPPQQPSSSIPQQPTSSPPVPPNSPPPVPPQQPTSSAPPTAHLQCPPNSPPPVPPQQPSSSTPQQPTSSAPPTALLQYPPTAHLQCPPNSPPPVPPQQPTSK, from the exons ATgggctgtgcttcaagcattcaTATCTCCGATAGGGTGGTCTATCAAAGTGGAAAGGAATCAGACGATTCCCAGCAGACCAATACCACTCCTGCCCCAGGACTTCTGATCAAACCCAACACTGtcaag cccacctCCAgtactccagtaccccccaacagccctccTCCAGTGCCTCCCCAACAGCCCACCTCCAGTACTCCAGTACCCCCCCAACagccctcctccagtaccccccaacagccctccTCCAGTGCCTCCCCAACAGCCCACCTCCAgtactcca cccacctCCAGtgcccccccaacagcccacctCCAGTGCCCCCCCAACagccctcctccagtaccccccaacagcccacctCCAGTTCCCCCCCAACAGCCCTCCTCCAGtgcccccccaacagcccacctCCAGTGCCCCCCCAACAGCCCTCCTCCAGTATCCCCCAACAGCccacctccagtcctccagtaccccccaacagcccacctCCAGtgcccccccaacagcccacctCCAGtgcccccccaacagcccacctCCAGtgcccccccaacagcccacctCCAGTGCCCCCCCAACagccctcctccagtaccccccaacagcccacctCCAGTGCCCCCCCAACagccctcctccagtaccccccaacagcccacctCCAGtgcccccccaacagcccacctCCAGtgcccccccaacagcccacctcca AGTAG